The Thermodesulfobacteriota bacterium genome contains the following window.
CGCCTTCGCCGCTTTCAGCACGGTGATGTCTCCCCGGTGCCCCGCCACGCCGAGCTCCGCCACCACGGTCACCACCGATTCGAGGAGCGCATCCGGCAATCCGATCCCCGGCAATGCGGCGCGTGCGACGATCAGCCGCTCCCGCAGCGCGCGGTCCTCCCCTTCCCACTTCGCGAAGAACGCCTCGTCCCCCCGCTCGTACATCAGCACCCGCTCCACGATCGTCTTCCGCGATTCCACTC
Protein-coding sequences here:
- a CDS encoding magnesium chelatase ATPase subunit I, which encodes VESRKTIVERVLMYERGDEAFFAKWEGEDRALRERLIVARAALPGIGLPDALLESVVTVVAELGVAGHRGDITVLKAAKALAAIKGLPAPDAECLSDAFRMGLPHRLKEDPFEETASGRKRLEETLARFGT